The genomic segment AAGAACAATCTCAACAACAAAGtcattttgttgaaaaaaaatcatattcttGTGTTTGGTTATTACCCATccataaaagacaaatattcAGCTCCTACATGCAGGTGcttgtagttaaaaaaaaaaaaaaagaagaagaagaagaaaaagggcaGCTACAAAATATTATTTGTGTTGTGGAGCTTAAACAAATGTCAAACTATCAGCAGCGCTAATACTGCAGTGCATTTTGGCCCAATCAAGTCTGGTGATGAAATATACCACAGAGTCCAAACTGCACTTAGTCACTGATTGCAAACTCTGCTGGCAGTTACATCTATATAAATGCTTCAAATGATCTGTAGGCTAAAGTGTCAGATTTACTTCAATACCTCAACAGAACATGTGGGCTCACAGGCTTCCAGCACTATTGAGCACCATGCACAGCTACTCTGAAGCAGGTGTCGCTACGCTCAGCTGGGTTCCCGGCCAATAACGTCATACTATGCTAAGCTACAACTAAGCACCAGGATCTCCCACTAAGGCCTAAGGAAGGCGAGCAGCCAGGCACCAAGGCTATTTATACCCTGGGCAAAGCTGAACAGGCACTAGGTTTAGCTCATTGCTCCTTTTCATCGTGTGTGCATAAGGTGAGTCAGCCACTGACATTTGACTGCCAAAGCCAAATGGCACTCATTCCTGCTTGTCGGGGCTGGGAATCCTTAGGCATGGCAGCGACTGATCCGATTCTAGTCATCCCCCACAACCTAAAATGTGCAGTGTCAAACTGGATGGTATTATCACAGTGTCATTTCtagattttattcattttttaccACAAATTATCATAGTGAATTGATGCAAAGAAGCAACAAAGGCTTAGCATTTGATGGCGTTTTAGAACTAAATCATGACCCGAGGCATGTAGTACATCTTCACTGCGATTATCTATTTGACAACCCAAGGCCACAAAGGCCATTTCAGGATACCATTTATGTGACATTGGATCCTCACTTAAGATCTTTTCCTCTGAGCACTTAAAGCCCCACATTACTCCTCATCTTTTCCCACCCAGATGTTTGGCTGGAGACCATGGTTTCCGTTTCATTGTGTTGTTTAGTTAGCACTCCAGACTTACAGCAGGTTTTGGGtcagttttgtttgtctttCCCCTCATTATAATCTCAACTATTACAAGCTTTAGCCAAGCCAATTTAAAAGATGTTTAGATGTCTGCTTGTGCTTTGCAGCCCAAGAAGAACATTAAATTGTAGCCAGTTAAATCTGGAAACTTTGCATGTCATTAGACATGTTTACACTGTCTTAATCCTATTTACTCAGTATGAGACACACTCAATGCCTAATAGCAACTTTTAAGCAAAGGGGGTATAAAGAAAGATCAACTAGCCAATTCTATGAGATTGAAATggattttaaaaatgacatgtAGCTGAAGTGTTCAAGGGATAGCTTTCATTGCTCCATAGCGAAATTATACTTTcctaaatatgtaaaaatgatTTACAGTTATAGACAGTGTTTGTATACATGCATAAATGATTACATAAACATGCAGGTTGCGCTGTCAGCAAGTTGCATAGGTGCAGTGAGTCACTGGGTAAGGAAAATCTTCTTAACCTGATTAGAGGCTCTACCCATCCGAAGAACCTGAGTGTGACTAACAGGATGTACTGTGCAAATTGTTACCTGTATAAATATGCTGTATTAAATGtatgcatgcaaacacacatatttatagagagagacagacacaggaaacaagtttaaaatacacaaaagcTCATAGCCATGAGTTCTGCCTTtccaaacatttgtgaaagaatgggtcattCTAAAGAGTTCACTGAATCATGTGTTGTAGTTACTGTAATAGAATGTGACAATGGTACTAGGTCAGTTCATGAAATTCCTTCCTTCCTAGATATTCCATAATCAACCTTAAGAGAcattattgcaaagtggaaaCATTTGGGAACCACAGCATCTGAGCCACAAAGTAGCAGACCATGTAAAGTTGCTGAGTGCAAAGAAGTGCACAGCGCAAAAAAAGTTTCCTTCGGTGTGCAGACTTCAGACTCCTTTAACATCAGCATGAAAACTGTGTACCAAGAGCTTCAGGGCATGGCCAGGCAACTCCCGTATGTGGTCttagcacaaaaagaaaataacagaataaGCTGTTTGGCATTGGCAGAGGACATTTTGCAAGTTCTTAATGGGCACAACCCACGTAATCAACTCTGTTGCTCAACCCACAGATGTATTTTACTTACAAGTGTGTCCATTTAAGAGGAAATAAACCGGTTTTCCAATGGAAATAAAATGTATTCCCAAGAAGCATTGTTACAAGAAAGAAATAATCCACCAAACACACATTTcttaacctttttttaaaaaaataaatgaatcttTGATTTAGTGCATTGAAATGTATGTTACCGGTAGCTTGACTCAGAAGAACTGCATAAATATCACTAAATAAAGAATCAAACGCAATTAGCATACTGCTAGTGTCACTGTGCTTGAGCCTATAGTGTGTGCTAACATGCTAAGTAGTTACTAGTTTTTAATCTTTGAATTAAGAAGTGCTATGTCACTGACAGAGAGACAGGGtggttttatatttattaagaTCTTATCCTGCAGACATACATTTTATGATATGCCGTTTTTACATATTACATAAATCCATTCTGATCAAATACGTTGGTAACACACTGGATCACTTTGTAGGCTATCTACTTTACTCAACGACTTTAATACTGTATTCATAACTGAATTCTCCAGTCATACATAAGTTGTATTCACAATGCTCTGTTATAGTAATACAAACCTGTATATTCCTTGCAGTTCTTTTGCCTAAATCAAGAATTTTGATAGACTGCTATATCTTAAAAATGATACAGACAGTTGAAATAAGATTGGAACAAATTCTTAAAAGTATAAAGAACGTTAAAATAAATCCAGCATTTTGCTTTAGCCCCAAATGCGTCTGATTATATCCATCACAGTAAATGCATATCCGATTAAAATCTAGGTTTTAATAGTCTCATGTTCTCTGTCTACCAGCTCCACAAGTTCAACAAGGAGGAGAGATACAGCGGGGAACATTCTCACTCAGGTATCTTAcaacaatgttgtttttttttcttttacagttcCTTTATCTCTTAATTGCAGAGGTGTATTTTATGGTTCTCGCAAGTAGAACTAATAGATAAATGTAGAATGTATTAGAATGATTTAGGATAGGCTCCATTTGGAGAAGGTAAATTACAGAGTGCTAAAACAGGGTTGATCGACAATGGTCTGACAATGAGAAAATAGGAtggatcatctcaaactggtttcttaaatatgacagtgagttcactgtactcaaatgcaTCAGGCATTGTAACCTTGGTtctctgagtgagagactgTCACATATTCCGAGTGGAGAGATAGTCTCGATATGATAGAGAACTCCCATTTCACCGCATCCCAAAGGTATTCTATAACCAACCGTTTTACATCATGGATGTGTAGCCAACAAACATAAAGCAAATGCATGTGGAGCAGAATTTGTGAGGACTGTTTTctgcaccttgttgaatctttgTCACAAAGAgttaaagcagttctgaaggaAAAAGGGGATCCAACCCAGTACTAGTAAAGTGTATCTAGTAAAGTGGCTGTTAAGTgtattaaatttaattaaatcaaGTAGCTAAAGCAAAAGTATTATCTAAGCAGAATATATAAATGACACTGTTGGTTTAATAACTTTTGGTTCATTAATGTGTATGTCATTTTAATGTTGCACATGGAGATGATTTGAAgtatttatatactgctgggtaACCTTATTTCCAGTATTTATGACTGCAAACTGTTAAGTAGCTttagctttaaaataaatgggTGGAGTATAAAGTAAAACACTGTAAATGCAATGGAGTTGAAGCAGAACgctgaataacagtaaaatttaAACAAGCTACAAATACATTAAAACTGTACTCGAGCTAAGTCCTTGAGTAAATCTACTTTGTTAAATTCCGCTGTCCTATCCATCAGTGGATATTGTAAGGGCGTCACCAAAGTAAACAAGTCCACATTTGTTACTATTCTCAAAGATGAAATTACTTGATAGTATTACATGCATTACTTCCATCTGCAGAGTGCTATTCTCTACGgcacagagacagaagaaaagatTCCATGGACGACCGATCGGTGAGCTCCCGTAGTAGTGACGGTAAGGATATTTAAAATGCGTTTTATGTTTTTGAGCCTCTGTTTAAATTGGTACAGCTCTAGTTTGCGCCACTCTAAAAGCACAAGCAGACATCTAAACATCTTTTCAATTGGCTTGGCTAAAGCTGGTAATAGTTAAGATTATAATGAGGGGAAGATAAACAAAACAGGCCCCAAATCTGCTGTACAGCAAGTGTGGAGCGCTAACTAAACAACACAATGTATCGGGAGCCATGGTCTACAGCTAAACATCTGAAGAAGATGTTTGAACATAAAACAACCATAGGAgattgaaaataataataaaaaaaaaaaaagtgaataaagcaaaggagaaaacacaaaataggagtgggtaaagaaagaaagaatgaaggAATGATTGGAGATAGCAAATGAGAGAGTGAGTCAGACTGTGTTATGGTAGGTACTTGAACTAAAGAGATCGTACAGAGAGATGTTGAGGGCTGATGACATGCATACCTCCCTCTTCAACTCACTTTGACGCAGCTGCTATTTTAAGTTATCTCAGCTGCATGCTGCTTCTCCTCCGCTCACCCTCAAAATATTTTCTCTTGCTCTTTTTTATCTCTTTCATTCATGAGCATTTTGATGAAAGCCAAAAACTTGTTATTATCACTGAGCATTACTATAGATGATAATCCACAAGCCATAATATAGTGATCACAATACCATTACCATAATGTTTTCTACATTGCAGCTCCCAGTTTACAAAATCGAAGATACTCTTCTGTGGCCAGGATTCATTCTATGACCATCGAGGCTCCAATAACAAAGGTATGCTGCTTTAAGCAGTGGagttaatcatttacagtaaaataaaccTTAAATGTACCATAGCAAATGCTATGTAAAAACGACCAGAAGTCACAACTTGCAGTGTGTTTTTATCCCTCGATGCCAGAGACATGTCCAGAACTCAGAACTCATCGTGTACGTTCATCCatctggtcttttttttttttttcattataagAAGCCACAATGACTCAACAAAGAACTTAGAAAAATTAACCTGTTAAAGGTCACTGAAACTCagaaagcacttttttttcttggttatAACCCTTTAAATTTCATACTCTTTTGATGACAGCGTTGTactcaaataaaatgaaacatttatcAGATCATAAAAGAGGAAATCGTGGCATTTTGTTTCCaaagtcagctttattgtgaCTTCATAATGTTTTTCACTGTTGTAGCTGTTGTCCAAGTAACTCAGGAACAAAGTCGATGTGTTTAGACATATTCATAATATCTAACATATTAAGGATTCAGTAGCTTGAGGGACCACCTTTCACAGTAATAACATGAAGTTCTAACTGCTAACTGGCTACTCTTTTTCCTCATTCCCAGGTAATAAACATCATCAATGCGGCTCAGGAGAGTAGTCCAGTAACGGTAGCCGAAGCTCTGGACCGAGTGTTGGAGATCCTGAGGACCACTGAGCTCTACTCCCCTCAGCTTGCCTCCAAAGAAGATGACCCACACACAAGCGACCTGGTTGGCGGGCTTATGAGTGTAAGAATTAGTTAGTATACATACTTAAATATTGGTTCGTAAGTTGAAATGCCTGAGACACTTTATAAGGAGACATAAGAAACACGCTGTTTTTAATCACAGTGTAAAACTGTTACCTCATgcgtataaaatataaaaaggcATTTTCATTCAGCCGAGAAATGTTTGCCTTCAGCAATcacgtttgtgtttttgtactgccaacagtttttatttaatttgaatttgttGAATAATCCCAACTATGAGGTGAGTCACTGCACGCATGTATTTCTGTTCTGAAAGCAAGTTTTAGGTTCCAGCAGCAATATTATAGACCGCTGATGCAGTCTATCAGTCAAAATGTTTAATGTATGTTTTTTCTCCGCAGTATAGATCTGCTGTGTTTTCTAGTAACTACCAAAAGTACATCAATTCAGTGACAATGTGATGGTAAAGGAGATACCAGCTCTACTTTTCTCTTCCTATTGTTCTGGTTCAGGCTCATCTTGTATTCATCTCTCCAAagaagttttttcaaaacaggctcTTTCTGACAAAGTCTTATTTGGCCTTCTTGTTCTTGAATgcaaccagtggtttgcaccttcTTGTAAACCCTGTATCTCTGTTTATGAAGGCGTCTCTTGATTAAAGACTttgatggtaaatggtaaatggactggttctcatatagcgcttttctactctcactGAGCACTCAAATCGCTTTATAAAGAGCGCTTTGAGAATGATGTACCTATTCCTCAAGAGTCTTCTTCTCAAGAGGTTTGCCTTAACCAAGAAAATAATTCTTTAATTATCCCCTTTAGTTGTCTTTTAGTGTTGCTGTGCattcattctttaaaaaaatgtaccaGATTGTTGATTTGGCCACATCAAAAATTCTTACTATCTCTCTGATGGGTTTATTTTAGTTCCACTGTTTAATTATGGCCTCCTTCACTTGCATCAATATCTCTGTGGACCTTATCGTTGAGAGTTCCAGTGCAAAGACACCAAATACAAGTTCAACACTCAAAATCAGCTTCAGAAAGTGACTTTCTGATGATTGGgcactgtgtataaaaataccTGTAATTgctaaacagttaatgcagtACTTTTAAACTCCATTGGTTAAAGCTCTGCACTGAATTACATTAATTGAAACACACTTTTAATGGTGTACAGAGGCACAACTAAAAAAGAAACTctgcaaaataaagttttaaaaagctttCTCTTCTTGGAAGTTTTACTTGTTTCACCATCTCTATGGGGAGTGGCTCACTTCTGGAAGCAGACTCGAGTGGTCAGTTAAAGAATAGCAGTTTTCTAGTCTTCCATGTTGGGTTTATTTTGATGCTTAGTCAATCCACCAACTCTCCCCAATAAATGCATCTTTCACTCCAGTTTGTTGCACTGTGTGTGCAAGTTGAAATATTGAGCAAGGCTACCACATTATTTGCTTTGGGGTTCTAGTGGAATAGTCAGATGTTAAGAATAATAGGTTCACTGTCTGTCTCAAGAAACAAAATCATTTtcaaaaaatcattttcttcatttttcccCCTCCAGGATGGGCTGCGCAGACTCTCTGGGAATGAATATGTTTTCTGCAAAAGTAAGTTTTAATGCACTGTAATGTCAAtggcaacaaagaaaaagaaacagagaggaaTACAGCGGGTACTATTGCACACTGGTGTGTTTTCATGAGTGAATATCCACAACAAGGGGGTGAAAAATCAATATATATTGCACAAGAATCCTGtgcaatatataaatatttaaatatatgtatatatatattggcAACACTGGGACAATAACTTCATAGTAGCTAGCTGTTAATGAAGCATTAGGTTAAAAACATGTGGGACTAGAGATATGTTTGGGTGTTGCCTTTTGGGTGTTGAATGTGGTCTGTTGTCTTGATGGAATCCCTTGAATAAATATTAAGTTTGAAGTTGTTGTTGGCAGGATGAAAGAGTCGCAATGTTCTTGTAACATTGTACAGTGTGTATTTTTCCATCTCAGTTTATTACATAACCCCATATAATGACTACAGTCACAAGAGCACTTAACTGAGAGATGACCCAAAGCAAGAGTCAATTTTCTGAGAAATGGTCTAATTTGTCATTATGATAAGAATGTTTTGTCATCATTTGAAAGCTGTGTCTTTGTAAGTGTAACTGCAACACCACCGGTGCTCCTTCGCTTCTCTAAATAATTTTATTGCACACTATCTTGCTGCCACAgtctttacattttcaaaacaattACCTGTAGCCATTGTTATAAATATTACAGAGCCAACACTGGTACAATAGTTCTTTGGTCTTTTTATGGTCacatttttatgtgtgtgtgtgtctgtgtgtgttcctgtgatTCTGTCTGTCTATTAGACATGAGTCAGAGCCAGCTGGCTATCCCAGTCACTTTGAATGATGTTCCTCCAAACATCGCTGAGATGCTGAATGATGAGGAGTGCTGGGAGTTCAACATCCTGGAGCTGGAGGCAGCTACACACAAAAGGTACAAAGATGATATAATCCAGAGAGTCCAAACAATATCAAATTCCTTGGATTTGAAAAAGCTACATATGCTTATTGGCTTCAATTCATTTCGTTATCCAGTAGTGATCTGTTTTGCTGCATTTTTCTTACTTTAACCTGTTCCACGCATATTCATCCAGTCCTTTGTGTGATCTCCTGCAGACCGCTGACGTACCTAGGCCTGAAGATTTGCACAAGTTTTGGAGTGTGTGAGTTCTTAAACTGCTCGGAGGCTACACTGCGCTCCTGGCTGCAGCTCATTGAGGCCAGCTACCACTCCTCTAACTCCTACCACAACTCCACACACGCTGCAGATGTGCTGCACGCTACAGCCTACTTCCTACGCAAAGAGAGAGTCAAGGTTAGAAGAAAAGCACACATATAAACTGGGTGACCGGCACATGAGAAAAGATCTATCTAAAACAGGAGatactaaataatatttacacatttaaagACTTGTATATTTAGGTTTATTAAGGAAAATATACCAAAAATACACCCAAAAAAACATGTTATGCTAATAACAAGAAAATGTAATGATACTGTTGATAGAGGATGTTGTTTGCTGGtgcatattattaaaaaaaactctagATATGCCTGCATACCACCATTTATTAAAAGGAACACAAGCAAAAAATATGAATACGACACAAAGAAAGATTCATTGTACAATCCCAATTCCAAAAAAGCTGGGATACACATACAGATGAACTGGAATAGGACTGGGCATCTCTGTTCACGGCACCTCGTGTGTTCCAAAACCagataagcagcagaaaatgatggtggatggatggatggatttaaattcacttttttattttatttgcaattgcaactgaaaaaaagccTCATATAGCATCATGCAATACAGATATAGTATTCATTATATAGATTAAATTAAATCCGTCCATCCATCATTTTCTGCTGCTGGTTTTGGAACACGAGGGGAGCAATCTAAACAGAGATGCCAGGACCTATTCCAGCAAGTTCTGTCTCGCATCCATATATGCAGAGCAGTCCAGTACTGATGTGGCCTTTTGTTTCCACTGTTTTCTTCAGAGCAGTCTGGACCAGCTGGATGAGGTGGCAGCACTGATAGCAGCAGCAGTCCACGATGTGGACCACCCAGGCAGGACCAACTCCTTCTTGTGTAACGCAGGTAGTGAACTGGCCATACTCTACAATGACACAGCCGTTCTGGAGAGCCACCACGCAGCCCTCGCCTTCCAGCTCACTGTCCGTGACAGCAAGAGCAACATTTTCAAGAACATCGACAGGTCAGTAGAAGCAGCAcacctgttgtttttttttctttttgttttcttcttaatCACAGCTGATATACATTAGTATGCAGCAACGATGCAGCGTGTGAATAGATGCTGATCTTATTTTACCCTTTGCATACAGGACTCAGTTCCGAACGCTGCGACAGGCCATCATAGACATGGTGCTGGCCACAGAGATGACCAGACACTTTGAGCACGTCAGCAAATTTGTGAACAGTATCAACAAGCCAATGGCTGCCATAGAGGAGACCAGCACGAGTGTAAGTGTCAGATAGGTTCAGAGGCACTCAGTAAGAGCAAATAATAAGGTGTATAAATTTTGGAAAAATACTGAATgtaataaactttttaaaagacAGAATTATTTCACATTAATTGTTTTATCTTGACTATTATATCTGTGTTAACCCCATAAAGCCTGAAATATGAAATCATTGTAGCCAGAATGTTCTAATCTTTGAAACTGGAGTGTTTATTGAAGGACAAGAAATGAAATAtcaattttaaatttgattagttttcatttttatcatCCTTTTGCTGCAAAAACTCTCAAAACCTCATGCAGTGAATACTGGAGGGGAAAACTGTGACTGAGATTAAAATTTGATTAACTGCTCAGCAGTAGTTTGCTTAGTCTgttgaaggatttttttttctttttttttgcaaatgatGCGAATGGTGCCAAATTAGCTCTTTCCAGGAAACTTTCCAGGCAGTTATTAGAAATCAGAGTTACAAAACAGATATGTGATGAGACAATGTGTCTCagtatatgtgtttgtgtgtcttatgTCCTTCATTTTTCTGTATGTTCCAGATGCTTATATCTGCTGTGTCTTTCCCACAGAGCATGAACAGTGACTGTGAGGGTCAGGCCAACATCAGAAACTCTCCAGAGAACCGTCTGCTGATAAAGAGGATGCTGATCAAGTGTGCAGATGTGGCAAACCCCTGCAGACCACTCGAGCTCTGCATCGAGTGGGCTGGACGGATCTCTGAGGAGTACTTTGCACAGGTGTGGGAGCAGCAGTAAAACAGCTTAGTTTAATAGCGGGTTTAAAGCTTAGAACAGAATCATAACTGTGAAGATAGTCAACtgttcatttaattttatttgtttttgcttaATCACTTTGCATACTTTATTAGATAAATGGCCTCCTGCTGTCTAAGCTCCCTGTTTATTGAATTACGTGTGTTTCCCTGCAGACAGATGAGGAGAAGAGACAAGGGTTGCCAGTGGTGATGCCCGTTTTCGACAGGAACACCTGCAGTGTCCCCAAATCTCAGATTTCCTTCATAGACTACTTCATCACTGATATGTTTGACGCCTGGGATGGTAAGAGCAAAAAATTCAgctgtgttctgtgtttctctctcagGGGTGGTTTTCCACGCAGTGTTCTTagtcattttcttctttgtttccaTTTCAATAGAGTGGAGTGTTCCTAGAATATATTTACACACATATTAAGTCTGACTGTGCAGCTAAAAGGTCAGGATCATAAATCATAGACTGGGACTTGCTGCTTAACAAGTTTAAATGTTTACTTTCACAGAACAAAAGTACCTGTTGTTCCATAAGAAGCCATTTGCTTGCTAAGGATTCCTCTGATGCTTTCACTCAGACCATTTCCCAAATGATCTTTTGCATCTTTTCTCTTGAAGTGAAAATTGTTTCACATTCTACACGTGACTGCAATCTTTAGTAAATGTCCTAAAGTTACCAGCCTGCTTCTGTTAGTCCAAGCAGTCTTGTTTCACTTGTTTCTAAATACTTTCTGTAGATGCGAGATTGATAACAAAAATGCATTCCCGACAACGCTGTCATCAACAGAAACTGGTGAGGTTTGCTCAGATTGCAAAATAAAGACTGTGACAAAGTTAAAA from the Oreochromis niloticus isolate F11D_XX linkage group LG7, O_niloticus_UMD_NMBU, whole genome shotgun sequence genome contains:
- the pde8b gene encoding high affinity cAMP-specific and IBMX-insensitive 3',5'-cyclic phosphodiesterase 8B isoform X1, which encodes MGCAPSIHVSQSGVIYCRDSDESNSPHQTTTISQGNATTLHGLFIKTDAAETIPSVITYQSRHSRNNSCRDRKENSGGHIRIEAETQTSHTSVKVSATEECVGPMRLSQEPIQVLLVFAKEDSQSDAFWWACDRAGFRCNIARTPESAVECFLDKHHEIIIIDGRHSRYFEPEAVCRMIRATKPSENTVILAVVPQKPSDQEEPSVLPLLCAGFSRRFVENNSVSACYNELIQMEHGEVRCQFKLRACNSIFTALEHCQEAVEITSEDHIIQYVNPAFERMMGYHKGELIGKELTELPKSDKNRADLLDTINNCIKKGKEWQGIYYARKKSGDSIQQHVRITPVIGQGGKIRHFVAIKRPHIDNNNQLHKFNKEERYSGEHSHSECYSLRHRDRRKDSMDDRSVSSRSSDAPSLQNRRYSSVARIHSMTIEAPITKVINIINAAQESSPVTVAEALDRVLEILRTTELYSPQLASKEDDPHTSDLVGGLMSDGLRRLSGNEYVFCKNMSQSQLAIPVTLNDVPPNIAEMLNDEECWEFNILELEAATHKRPLTYLGLKICTSFGVCEFLNCSEATLRSWLQLIEASYHSSNSYHNSTHAADVLHATAYFLRKERVKSSLDQLDEVAALIAAAVHDVDHPGRTNSFLCNAGSELAILYNDTAVLESHHAALAFQLTVRDSKSNIFKNIDRTQFRTLRQAIIDMVLATEMTRHFEHVSKFVNSINKPMAAIEETSTSSMNSDCEGQANIRNSPENRLLIKRMLIKCADVANPCRPLELCIEWAGRISEEYFAQTDEEKRQGLPVVMPVFDRNTCSVPKSQISFIDYFITDMFDAWDAFATLPGLMEHLSENYKYWKTLDEMNCKSLRPPPPS
- the pde8b gene encoding high affinity cAMP-specific and IBMX-insensitive 3',5'-cyclic phosphodiesterase 8B isoform X3, which encodes MLLDINGKMVSATEECVGPMRLSQEPIQVLLVFAKEDSQSDAFWWACDRAGFRCNIARTPESAVECFLDKHHEIIIIDGRHSRYFEPEAVCRMIRATKPSENTVILAVVPQKPSDQEEPSVLPLLCAGFSRRFVENNSVSACYNELIQMEHGEVRCQFKLRACNSIFTALEHCQEAVEITSEDHIIQYVNPAFERMMGYHKGELIGKELTELPKSDKNRADLLDTINNCIKKGKEWQGIYYARKKSGDSIQQHVRITPVIGQGGKIRHFVAIKRPHIDNNNQLHKFNKEERYSGEHSHSECYSLRHRDRRKDSMDDRSVSSRSSDAPSLQNRRYSSVARIHSMTIEAPITKVINIINAAQESSPVTVAEALDRVLEILRTTELYSPQLASKEDDPHTSDLVGGLMSDGLRRLSGNEYVFCKNMSQSQLAIPVTLNDVPPNIAEMLNDEECWEFNILELEAATHKRPLTYLGLKICTSFGVCEFLNCSEATLRSWLQLIEASYHSSNSYHNSTHAADVLHATAYFLRKERVKSSLDQLDEVAALIAAAVHDVDHPGRTNSFLCNAGSELAILYNDTAVLESHHAALAFQLTVRDSKSNIFKNIDRTQFRTLRQAIIDMVLATEMTRHFEHVSKFVNSINKPMAAIEETSTSSMNSDCEGQANIRNSPENRLLIKRMLIKCADVANPCRPLELCIEWAGRISEEYFAQTDEEKRQGLPVVMPVFDRNTCSVPKSQISFIDYFITDMFDAWDAFATLPGLMEHLSENYKYWKTLDEMNCKSLRPPPPS
- the pde8b gene encoding high affinity cAMP-specific and IBMX-insensitive 3',5'-cyclic phosphodiesterase 8B isoform X2, giving the protein MSGLSPETFPPNGPRKVSATEECVGPMRLSQEPIQVLLVFAKEDSQSDAFWWACDRAGFRCNIARTPESAVECFLDKHHEIIIIDGRHSRYFEPEAVCRMIRATKPSENTVILAVVPQKPSDQEEPSVLPLLCAGFSRRFVENNSVSACYNELIQMEHGEVRCQFKLRACNSIFTALEHCQEAVEITSEDHIIQYVNPAFERMMGYHKGELIGKELTELPKSDKNRADLLDTINNCIKKGKEWQGIYYARKKSGDSIQQHVRITPVIGQGGKIRHFVAIKRPHIDNNNQLHKFNKEERYSGEHSHSECYSLRHRDRRKDSMDDRSVSSRSSDAPSLQNRRYSSVARIHSMTIEAPITKVINIINAAQESSPVTVAEALDRVLEILRTTELYSPQLASKEDDPHTSDLVGGLMSDGLRRLSGNEYVFCKNMSQSQLAIPVTLNDVPPNIAEMLNDEECWEFNILELEAATHKRPLTYLGLKICTSFGVCEFLNCSEATLRSWLQLIEASYHSSNSYHNSTHAADVLHATAYFLRKERVKSSLDQLDEVAALIAAAVHDVDHPGRTNSFLCNAGSELAILYNDTAVLESHHAALAFQLTVRDSKSNIFKNIDRTQFRTLRQAIIDMVLATEMTRHFEHVSKFVNSINKPMAAIEETSTSSMNSDCEGQANIRNSPENRLLIKRMLIKCADVANPCRPLELCIEWAGRISEEYFAQTDEEKRQGLPVVMPVFDRNTCSVPKSQISFIDYFITDMFDAWDAFATLPGLMEHLSENYKYWKTLDEMNCKSLRPPPPS